A window of Sander vitreus isolate 19-12246 chromosome 18, sanVit1, whole genome shotgun sequence contains these coding sequences:
- the LOC144533646 gene encoding uncharacterized protein LOC144533646 gives MATTYISDLNVSIDEAQEKQLQLQGFKKINVNLNQGAGGNAIYLWYKNGSPAITKLQVTYNHDMAAGFDKAGYTKISNDLNVTGVGDPTYLWYFKGSGEYDTPIVDIDVTTDAEREAQKFSTGWETLACDLNQNTGGNWIYVWVKREKQTYICDVSATNNFSSNDDYLTAGYIRVDEDTNRGAVGCYVFIWYLQTTDPKRALTDLQISTNDKEYQPFKQQDYTRVVVNLNKGTGGNKVYLWYKKGGVKPIKAITLLINPSAVSEYKNVGVTVIEKNLNKGIKGQMKYLCFYR, from the coding sequence ATGGCCACCACCTACATCTCAGACCTTAATGTGTCCATTGATGAAGCTCAGGAGAAACAGTTACAATTACAAGGCTTCAAGAAAATTAATGTTAATCTGAACCAAGGAGCAGGAGGAAATGCCATTTATCTTTGGTACAAAAATGGGTCACCAGCAATCACCAAGCTTCAAGTTACATACAATCATGACATGGCTGCTGGATTTGACAAAGCAGGGTACACAAAGATCTCTAACGATCTCAATGTTACAGGAGTAGGTGACCCCACATACCTTTGGTACTTCAAAGGGTCCGGAGAGTATGATACTCCTATAGTGGACATTGATGTCACTACAGATGCAGAAAGAGAAGCTCAGAAGTTCAGCACTGGCTGGGAGACTCTAGCCTGTGATCTAAACCAAAACACTGGAGGGAACTGGATCTATGTCTgggtgaagagagagaaacaaacctACATCTGTGATGTCAGTGCCACTAATAACTTCAGCTCAAACGACGACTACTTAACGGCAGGTTACATCCGTGTGGATGAAGATACTAACAGAGGGGCTGTAGGATGCTATGTCTTCATCTGGTACCTTCAGACCACCGACCCCAAGCGTGCACTTACTGACCTGCAAATCTCCACCAATGATAAAGAGTATCAGCCCTTTAAGCAGCAAGATTACACTCGTGTGGTTGTTAACCTCAACAAGGGGACCGGAGGTAACAAGGTGTACCTGTGGTACAAGAAGGGAGGCGTCAAGCCAATTAAGGCCATCACCCTGCTTATCAACCCATCTGCTGTTTCAGAGTATAAGAATGTTGGTGTCACTGTTATTGAAAAAAATCTCAACAAAGGCATTAAAGGCCAAATGAAGTACCTGTGTTTCTATcggtga